The following proteins are co-located in the Corynebacterium kalinowskii genome:
- the dnaJ gene encoding molecular chaperone DnaJ, producing the protein MTQREWAEKDYYADLGVSSSASQADIKKAYRQLARDNHPDKHPGDTVAEERFKKVAEAYDVLGDEKKRAEYDELKAMLKSGGLGGFGTGGPGFPGGFQGTHGFEDILRDRGFAGDGGLGDIFGGLFNRGGHSRPSAAPSRGADVETSITLEFREAAKGTTIPIQLSGQAPCTDCHGSGSNSGNPSVCGDCNGTGFISENKGAFGFSAPCTKCGGTGRVITDPCPTCSGKGTAQRTRSITVRIPAGVEDGQKVRLAGQGEAGPNGKPAGDLFVTVTVKPDKVFKRKGDDLEVAVPVSFGELALGGTITVPTLESPVKLKIPVGTPSGRVLRVRGRGISRSSGIKGDLLVKLEVDIPKNMGAAETSALRTYVQSAKDAGYDPRAKWSGLE; encoded by the coding sequence ATGACGCAACGCGAATGGGCGGAGAAAGATTACTATGCGGACTTGGGGGTCTCCTCGTCTGCATCGCAAGCCGACATCAAAAAGGCGTACCGACAGCTCGCCCGGGACAATCACCCGGACAAGCATCCAGGTGACACGGTTGCAGAAGAGCGCTTCAAGAAGGTCGCCGAAGCATATGACGTGCTTGGCGACGAAAAGAAGCGCGCGGAGTACGACGAACTGAAGGCCATGCTGAAGTCCGGCGGACTCGGAGGCTTTGGAACGGGAGGGCCCGGCTTCCCGGGCGGGTTTCAAGGTACGCACGGGTTCGAGGACATTCTCCGAGACCGCGGATTTGCTGGCGACGGTGGCCTTGGGGATATCTTCGGTGGCCTTTTCAACCGCGGTGGCCATAGCCGCCCATCAGCTGCGCCATCGCGGGGAGCCGACGTCGAAACGTCCATCACCTTGGAATTCCGCGAAGCGGCCAAAGGGACCACGATTCCCATCCAACTGAGTGGCCAAGCGCCCTGCACTGACTGCCACGGATCGGGCTCCAATTCCGGAAACCCGTCCGTGTGCGGCGATTGCAACGGCACCGGATTCATCTCCGAAAACAAGGGTGCCTTCGGGTTCTCGGCTCCGTGTACCAAGTGTGGTGGCACGGGACGAGTCATCACCGATCCGTGCCCGACCTGTTCCGGCAAGGGGACCGCGCAACGTACCCGATCCATCACTGTCCGCATTCCTGCGGGTGTGGAGGACGGTCAAAAGGTGCGACTGGCAGGACAAGGCGAAGCCGGCCCCAACGGCAAGCCAGCAGGTGACTTGTTCGTTACCGTCACTGTGAAACCCGACAAGGTTTTCAAGCGCAAGGGCGATGACCTAGAAGTGGCAGTTCCAGTCAGCTTCGGCGAACTCGCACTTGGTGGCACCATCACCGTCCCGACTCTCGAGTCGCCAGTGAAACTGAAGATCCCGGTGGGCACTCCATCCGGACGAGTCCTTCGAGTTCGCGGGCGTGGTATCAGCCGTTCCTCCGGAATCAAGGGGGACTTGCTGGTGAAACTGGAAGTAGACATACCAAAGAACATGGGGGCAGCGGAAACCTCCGCGCTCCGCACCTACGTTCAGTCGGCCAAGGATGCGGGATATGACCCCCGTGCCAAGTGGTCAGGACTGGAATAG